The region AATGCGTATCAATTTTTGGGATACGTATTTGTGACATGTATCCCGTGTTtacttatttttgttttattttgttttttatgtAATACCCATTGCTAAAATGCGTAATAGATTTACTCATTTTTAAAATACGTATTAGACGAGTATTTTTGGTAATAAACTCCAAAAAATATTATTCTTATTACAATTctaaaaaaaaattttttttgaccatatgttaaattttaaaatttcaaaaataattagaaattttaatacaaaaaatTTACTTTCTAATAATTTATGAGAAAACAGTAACGTAGTGGATGATAACGGCGTCATAAAACAACCTTTTTAGATTGCAAGTATCTGACAAGAAATTAAGATAAAAAATAAAATCTCTACGTTTAGCTCATAAATCTGAAGCTCAGTGGAGAAGTtgaaaattcaagaaaattaCGATGGTATGTTTATATTTCTTCGAATTGTATGTTTTTTTCATCAAAATTTGATCTTGTAGAGAAAAtatgattgattaattaattaggGTTTGTGAATGAATTTGATTGCAGTCAGCTCTATTTAATTTCCATTCGTTTCTGACGGTGGTTTTGTTGGTGATCTGCACCTGTACTTTCTTGAAGATGCAATTCCCTACTTTTCTTGAACAGAAAACTGGGTATGTTAACACCCCATATTTTCGATTTTTCCTGTATTACAGTTACAGCTCTCTGTGTATTATATATGTATTATTGGTGTTAATATAGTGGGTATTGGTTAATACGTAGAAATTTTAGAATCCTTTTAGTGGGTTATGCTTAATTTGTTATGGTTGGACTATCAGAACTCTCTTAGTTGAATTGTCTTATCTCGGATATTGTGGGTACTGTTTGTTTGTTTCTTGTTGGTGGGATTGTGTAATTGTGCCTCCCTTATTTGGATTGATGTAGTTTAAGAAGTTTTATGAAGCTGTAATGAAATTAAGGATAGGTTTTAGTAGGTTGATAAATGATAGGTATTGGTTATATTATAATTTAGGCATTGAGGTAGTTTATCAGTGGTATTCAGCGGAATGTTAACGGTTAGTAGATTGAAGTGAAGCTGTAAGTAGTATAAATGGCAGTTCTAATTGGATATTGTGTAGCATACTCTTTTGTCAAACGGAAAAGGGAATGAGGGGTTggatttgaaaaaaaaatattatgagtTCTAGAAATATGAAGTCTGTCAGAAACTGTTGTTGCGCCATCATGTGTACTTCTGTAGTTTTTTATAAATTAAGTTAGACAACATAAATTTGTCTGTGCAACACATGAAGATCATTTTTCATATTAGGCATCAGTAAGTAAAGAGGATTAAATGGATTGGGTAAATTAGTTGATTATACTTGTAAAACTGTGTGTGTGATTTATTTGTTTGTGAAGCAGTACAATTTGTTCAACATCCATCATTCACAGCTTCTTATTGTAAAgttttttttgtaattattctaATGTTACATATCTCTCCTGGGGGGGTGGTTTATAAGGAAATTCGAAAGAGCTATTATTAGGTTCATAAGTATGTATGCAGGTCATAATTAAATAAGGGATGAAGATATATATATTATGATAGTAGCAAATAAGCATATCGATAGTGAAACCTTAAATGGCGTCTCTGATTACTGATGGATAGATAAAGTAATTTAGTGATGTACACCCTTCCGTTTAATAGAGAAATGCAATAAAGTGGTGGATATGAAAGATGAAAATTGTTTAAGCAGCGGAAATAGGTTTGTCTGAGAAGCTTTAGCATCTTCTCAGTTTCGTGTATATACAGTTGGATGTCATAATATTATCAGGCTGGTTCATGTTATACCCTTTAGTTTAGGAAAATACAATAGAACGTGCATCTATTAGGACTATAATTTAAGATTGTGGTTGTGGTATGCGAGAAGGCTTCTTAGATAGAGCTTAACACCCTCATGTAATGTATTGTAGAGAAACCTTTCGTCTTGGCTAATTACAGAAGGTCACGATCTTAAATTAGTTATTGATAACAATACATACAATTAAGTTATTTAAAAGCATTGATGACTTGTGTAGGTTATAATCTGTATCTGGCATATGTAACTTTTAGTTAGCATTTCTTTAGTACCACATTTGAATTTATCTTAAATAGAGATGTAATGAAAGATCTGGAATTTGTAAGTTGGATAGTGTATATTTTAAAAAACTTGGGTGCTTTACTAACATAGGAATAGACCATGATATCTGTTTTGTTTTCTTAAACTTGTTCAAAACAAAGGGCGTGTTCCTGACATCTGTAGCTTGTAAACTGGGTACTTTGATAGTGGAATTGTGAAAGTAATGACCATTGACCAATTCATGTAATGCTACCGTAGGCGCTGCTATTACATTAAGAATGTTGCCTACACCAGTGAGAAGGTTTcagataaaaataaataaaattgtatacGTATAGACgttaaattattaatatattggCTACTTATTGTATTTTTTTTGGTGAATAGCTGCATATTTTTTCTTATAGCATTTTATTTTGTGTTTTTGTAAAAATAACATATATAAAAGATGAATATCAGTGTATTTACTGTTTTCTTGATTCTGCATATTATATTCTGGATTTAATTTCTCTTGTCATTTATAAAGCTTTTACATCAATATTAATAAATACTTGCTATAAATTTGATTCAAGTGGCAAATTGATCGGTCTTGTTGCAGGTTTCGAGGTTTCTTCTGGAAGGCTGCCAGAATAGGTACTCTCTATAACAGAAACCACCATATATAAACAAGTTTACCCGTATAAACACAAAGATCAAATAAACATATGATGATTAACTACTTATTTGAATATATAATATATAGCAAACTTTAGTGCCATTTTAGGGTCTTTAAAGTTGGGTAGCAATTTTAAGTTTTGGTGCGTGTTTCTACACGTGGCAATTTCATACCATCAAAAATTAATGATATGTAATAACTATGA is a window of Apium graveolens cultivar Ventura chromosome 11, ASM990537v1, whole genome shotgun sequence DNA encoding:
- the LOC141695212 gene encoding uncharacterized protein LOC141695212; protein product: MSALFNFHSFLTVVLLVICTCTFLKMQFPTFLEQKTGFRGFFWKAARIGERLSPWVAVGCFTMGVSIIFF